The Siansivirga zeaxanthinifaciens CC-SAMT-1 region ATTATAGAAGGTTTTAAGGTTTTTAAGTACGTTTAGACACTTTTTAATATTACTCATAAAGTTTGTGCCTGCACTCTTTAATTCTTCTAATTCAAATCTTAAATCAGCAATTTTCTGACCATACCTTGCTTTTCCCTTTTCAAATGTGGATGCATCTATTTTTCCTTCAAACAAATTGTCTTCAGCTCTTTCAATTGTTTCTTGCAGGGTTTCTATTTCGGCTTCAATCTTAGAGATCTTTCTTGCTCTGCTAGCTTTGTCGTCTCCATATTGCTCTTTTATTACATCAAGATACAAGTCTGCTACACCTTGATCAATAGTTAAATTGGAAATTAAGTTGTCGAATAATTCATGTGCTTCGTTCACTTTAAATCTTTCACGACACCCTTTTCTGCAATGGTAATAGTAATATTTACCTCCAAGTCTACCGGTTGAGGCACTCCCTGTTAATGGCTTTCCACATCTTGAACATTCGATATGTCCTCTCAATGGTAAGTTTTCATCTTTAATAGACCATTTCTTAGTAATACGTTTTCTGCCGGTTAGTATATCCTGAACTTTATTGAAAAGCTTTTCAGAAACAATTGCCTCATGCAAGCCTTCAACAACCATTTCATCTTCTGTTTTATAAGCAGGAACCTTTACCTTACCTATGTAAACGGGATTTCTGACGACCATGTGAAATCTTGATCTTGATATTTTCAAGCCTTTCTTTAACATGATTCTTCTCACTTCATCCACAGGTTTTTTAGTTTGTGCAATTATTTCAAATGCTTCTCGAATTAATTCTGCTTTATCCGAAGGAGTTAAACTTGCCTTGCCATTCTCAGTTCTTTGGTTCTTGTAACCA contains the following coding sequences:
- a CDS encoding recombinase family protein produces the protein MTNAIIYTRVSTDDQADRGFSLPYQKEVLERYCNLKNLNIIKHFQDDYSAKTFDRPEWTKLMSYCKANRKNVDQILFTKWDRFSRNAGEAYQVIDSLRRLGIKVNSIEQPLDFDQPDNKIMLAIYLAVPEVENDKISIRVTEGSRRANKEGCWTSTAPIGYKNQRTENGKASLTPSDKAELIREAFEIIAQTKKPVDEVRRIMLKKGLKISRSRFHMVVRNPVYIGKVKVPAYKTEDEMVVEGLHEAIVSEKLFNKVQDILTGRKRITKKWSIKDENLPLRGHIECSRCGKPLTGSASTGRLGGKYYYYHCRKGCRERFKVNEAHELFDNLISNLTIDQGVADLYLDVIKEQYGDDKASRARKISKIEAEIETLQETIERAEDNLFEGKIDASTFEKGKARYGQKIADLRFELEELKSAGTNFMSNIKKCLNVLKNLKTFYNSGSWETKQMILGSIFSEKLIFEKNECRTLKLNTVINHIFQISKDFLEQRKGQVRENLNLSCLVTSTGFKPVTS